A section of the Oncorhynchus tshawytscha isolate Ot180627B linkage group LG09, Otsh_v2.0, whole genome shotgun sequence genome encodes:
- the LOC112258935 gene encoding zinc phosphodiesterase ELAC protein 2 isoform X1, with the protein MFSMTKVSLLCKSIAWLFVRHTSTSRQQSFACSEHRFPRTIFQFPVTMSTNTTDNQHRGSKKPRAPKETLRHVKSREQRKRGVDVHGPATVYAQVVGAGSRDNGASLYVFSEFNRYLFNCGEGTQRLMQEHKLKAARLDNIFLTRMSWENVGGLSGMILTLKDTGVPEVVLSGPPQLEKYVNAIRVFSGPLEEIKLAVRPYTEKQYTDDTMTVSQIPIFAQLREDGPKCSPNSGRSSPSSSPQRRELWRPEDSEDTSTDSRKERATSPGGKARATRDPSLVVAFICKLHPKKGNFLVAQAKNLGLPVGTAAIGPLIAALKDGKSVTYEGREIHPEEVCTPTDPGPAFIVVECPSEEFVQPICIDQQLSRYQRGGTEDPAALVVHMSPESVLKTDEYKQWMERFPSTTEHLILNEQVCTVHNVRSHKIQTQLNLIHPEIFPELQHYTTKETQAALHVPNVRAECLLKFQLRPKIEWQRDAIPSCDTEEFVKEAAEAPNFLQEVEECKRFCATDAAVLSGRADKYPEVVFLGTGSALPMKIRNVSGNLVNISATQSVLLDCGEGTFGQLCRHYGDSVDETLAKISTVFISHMHADHHTGLLSLLFQRERALATLGKAFSPIYLIAPVQMMTWLNQYHDHCEEILSHVNIVPSKVMCEGAEVSKFKTKAFIQALLKKSDLAKFQTCPVRHCKNAFACSITHQSGWQLVFSGDTMPCDALAHMGKNATLLIHEATLEDGLEDEAVEKRHSTTSQAIGIGMKMNAEFIMLNHFSQRYAKIPLFSEDFNDRVGISFDHMRIRFGDFRILPRLIPPLKALFAEEIGEMEERRGRRELKQMKEAIAESNEEQRTPNEGETGKGAKREPEEPTQDVGSKRLKTN; encoded by the exons ATGTTTAGTATGACTAAAGTGTCTCTACTCTGTAAATCTATTGCATGGCTATTCGTGAGACACACATCTACAAGTCGCCAACAAAGCTTCGCATGCAGTGAACATCGTTTTCCCCGGACTATTTTCCAGTTTCCGGTGACAATGTCTACGAACACAACAGACAACCAACATCGGGGATCAAAGAAACCCAGAGCACCCAAAGAAACATTGCGACATGTGAAGTCTAGAGAACAGAGGAAACGTGGAGTAGATGTGCATGGACCAGCCACTGTCTACGCGCAGGTCGTCGGGGCAGGGAGCCGAGATAATGGCGCATCACTTTATGTCTTCTCTGAGTTCAATAG GTACCTCTTCAACTGTGGTGAGGGAACACAGAGGCTGATGCAAGAGCACAA GTTAAAAGCTGCTCGCTTGGACAATATTTTCCTCACTAGAATGAGCTGGGAGAATGTTGGTGGTCTATCAG GGATGATATTGACACTGAAAGACACTGGTGTCCCTGAGGTTGTTCTCTCTGGACCACCACAACTG GAGAAATATGTGAATGCCATCAGAGTATTTTCTGGACCACTGGAAGAAATCAAGCTAGCTGTTCGACCTTACACCGAGAAACAATACACAGATGACACGATGACAGTTAGTCAAATACCAATATTTG CCCAGCTCAGAGAGGATGGGCCAAAGTGCTCCCCTAACTCAGGGAGGAGCAGCCCCTCCAGTAGTCCCCAGAGGAGGGAGCTGTGGAGGCCGGAAGACTCTGAGGACACCAGCACAGACAGCAGGAAGGAGAGGGCAACCAGCCCAG GTGGAAAAGCAAGAGCAACAAGGGATCCGTCTTTAGTTGTGGCATTCATTTGTAAG CTTCATCCTAAGAAGGGGAACTTCTTGGTTGCTCAAGCAAAAAACCTTGGATTACCAGT AGGCACTGCAGCTATTGGTCCTCTCATTGCAGCTCTGAAGGATGGGAAAAGTGTTACCTACGAAGGAAGAGAG ATCCATCCTGAGGAGGTGTGCACTCCCACTGATCCAGGACCAGCCTTCATTGTTGTGGAGTGTCCCTCTGAGGAGTTTGTTCAACCAATCTGCATCGATCAGCAGCTGAGCAG ATACCAACGTGGAGGAACAGAGGACCCTGCTGCCTTAGTAGTCCACATGAGCCCCGAGTCTGTGCTGAAAACAGATGAATACAAGCAATGGATGGAAAG gTTTCCATCTACCACGGAGCACCTGATCCTGAATGAGCAAGTTTGCACTGTTCACAACGTGAGGAGCCACAAGATTCAAACTCAGCTCAATCTGATTCATCCAGAGATATTTCCAGAGCTCCAGCACTATACAACAAAG GAGACCCAGGCTGCCCTGCATGTCCCCAATGTCAGAGCCGAGTGTCTTCTGAAGTTCCAGCTCAGACCCAAGATTGAATGGCAAAG AGACGCCATCCCCTCTTGTGACACTGAAGAGTTTGTGAAAGAGGCTGCGGAGGCCCCTAACTTCCTCCAAGAAGTGGAGGAGTGCAAGCGGTTCTGTGCGACTGATGCTGCAGTGCTGTCTG GGCGGGCAGACAAATACCCAGAGGTGGTCTTTTTGGGAACTGGATCAGCTCTTCCTATGAAGATCAGGAATGTTAGTGGTAACTTGGTCAACATCAG TGCCACTCAGTCAGTGCTGCTGGACTGTGGAGAGGGCACCTTTGGCCAGCTGTGCCGACACTATGGGGACAGTGTGGACGAGACTCTTGCAAAGATCTCAACTGTCTTCATCTCTCACATGCACGCGGACCATCACACA GGATTGTTGAGTTTGCTgtttcaaagagagagagcctTG GCAACTCTTGGGAAAGCCTTCAGCCCCATCTATCTGATAGCCCCTGTCCAGATGATGACCTGGCTCAACCAGTACCATGACCACTGTGAGGAGATCCTCAGCCATGTCAA CATTGTCCCTAGCAAAGTCATGTGTGAGGGGGCTGAGGTGTCCAAGTTCAAAACCAAGGCATTCATCCAAGCGCTGCTGAAGAAATCTGATTTAGCAAAG TTCCAGACTTGTCCAGTGCGTCACTGTAAGAATGCCTTTGCCTGCAGCATCACTCATCAGTCTGGCTGGCAGCTGGTCTTCTCTGGGGACACAATGCCCTGCGATGCCCTCGCACATATGG GAAAGAATGCAACTTTACTTATTCATGAAGCCACATTGGAAGATGGATTGGAGGACGAGGCTGTGGAGAAGAGACATAG TACCACCTCCCAGGCCATCGGTATTGGCATGAAGATGAATGCTGAGTTCATCATGCTGAACCACTTCAGCCAGCGCTATGCCAAGATCCCCCTCTTCAGTGAGGACTTCAACGACAGAGTGGGAATATCTTTTGACCACATGAGG ATTCGGTTTGGAGACTTTAGAATCCTCCCCAGACTCATCCCGCCCCTCAAAGCCCTGTTTGCCGAGGAGAtcggagagatggaggagaggagggggaggagggagcttAAACAGATGAAAGAAGCCATTGCTGAAAGCAACGAAGAGCAGAGGACACCCAATGAAGGCGAGACGGGCAAAGGTGCCAAACGAGAGCCAGAGGAACCAACACAGGACGTGGGAAGTAAGAGACTCAAAACAAACTAA
- the LOC112258935 gene encoding zinc phosphodiesterase ELAC protein 2 isoform X2: MSTNTTDNQHRGSKKPRAPKETLRHVKSREQRKRGVDVHGPATVYAQVVGAGSRDNGASLYVFSEFNRYLFNCGEGTQRLMQEHKLKAARLDNIFLTRMSWENVGGLSGMILTLKDTGVPEVVLSGPPQLEKYVNAIRVFSGPLEEIKLAVRPYTEKQYTDDTMTVSQIPIFAQLREDGPKCSPNSGRSSPSSSPQRRELWRPEDSEDTSTDSRKERATSPGGKARATRDPSLVVAFICKLHPKKGNFLVAQAKNLGLPVGTAAIGPLIAALKDGKSVTYEGREIHPEEVCTPTDPGPAFIVVECPSEEFVQPICIDQQLSRYQRGGTEDPAALVVHMSPESVLKTDEYKQWMERFPSTTEHLILNEQVCTVHNVRSHKIQTQLNLIHPEIFPELQHYTTKETQAALHVPNVRAECLLKFQLRPKIEWQRDAIPSCDTEEFVKEAAEAPNFLQEVEECKRFCATDAAVLSGRADKYPEVVFLGTGSALPMKIRNVSGNLVNISATQSVLLDCGEGTFGQLCRHYGDSVDETLAKISTVFISHMHADHHTGLLSLLFQRERALATLGKAFSPIYLIAPVQMMTWLNQYHDHCEEILSHVNIVPSKVMCEGAEVSKFKTKAFIQALLKKSDLAKFQTCPVRHCKNAFACSITHQSGWQLVFSGDTMPCDALAHMGKNATLLIHEATLEDGLEDEAVEKRHSTTSQAIGIGMKMNAEFIMLNHFSQRYAKIPLFSEDFNDRVGISFDHMRIRFGDFRILPRLIPPLKALFAEEIGEMEERRGRRELKQMKEAIAESNEEQRTPNEGETGKGAKREPEEPTQDVGSKRLKTN, encoded by the exons ATGTCTACGAACACAACAGACAACCAACATCGGGGATCAAAGAAACCCAGAGCACCCAAAGAAACATTGCGACATGTGAAGTCTAGAGAACAGAGGAAACGTGGAGTAGATGTGCATGGACCAGCCACTGTCTACGCGCAGGTCGTCGGGGCAGGGAGCCGAGATAATGGCGCATCACTTTATGTCTTCTCTGAGTTCAATAG GTACCTCTTCAACTGTGGTGAGGGAACACAGAGGCTGATGCAAGAGCACAA GTTAAAAGCTGCTCGCTTGGACAATATTTTCCTCACTAGAATGAGCTGGGAGAATGTTGGTGGTCTATCAG GGATGATATTGACACTGAAAGACACTGGTGTCCCTGAGGTTGTTCTCTCTGGACCACCACAACTG GAGAAATATGTGAATGCCATCAGAGTATTTTCTGGACCACTGGAAGAAATCAAGCTAGCTGTTCGACCTTACACCGAGAAACAATACACAGATGACACGATGACAGTTAGTCAAATACCAATATTTG CCCAGCTCAGAGAGGATGGGCCAAAGTGCTCCCCTAACTCAGGGAGGAGCAGCCCCTCCAGTAGTCCCCAGAGGAGGGAGCTGTGGAGGCCGGAAGACTCTGAGGACACCAGCACAGACAGCAGGAAGGAGAGGGCAACCAGCCCAG GTGGAAAAGCAAGAGCAACAAGGGATCCGTCTTTAGTTGTGGCATTCATTTGTAAG CTTCATCCTAAGAAGGGGAACTTCTTGGTTGCTCAAGCAAAAAACCTTGGATTACCAGT AGGCACTGCAGCTATTGGTCCTCTCATTGCAGCTCTGAAGGATGGGAAAAGTGTTACCTACGAAGGAAGAGAG ATCCATCCTGAGGAGGTGTGCACTCCCACTGATCCAGGACCAGCCTTCATTGTTGTGGAGTGTCCCTCTGAGGAGTTTGTTCAACCAATCTGCATCGATCAGCAGCTGAGCAG ATACCAACGTGGAGGAACAGAGGACCCTGCTGCCTTAGTAGTCCACATGAGCCCCGAGTCTGTGCTGAAAACAGATGAATACAAGCAATGGATGGAAAG gTTTCCATCTACCACGGAGCACCTGATCCTGAATGAGCAAGTTTGCACTGTTCACAACGTGAGGAGCCACAAGATTCAAACTCAGCTCAATCTGATTCATCCAGAGATATTTCCAGAGCTCCAGCACTATACAACAAAG GAGACCCAGGCTGCCCTGCATGTCCCCAATGTCAGAGCCGAGTGTCTTCTGAAGTTCCAGCTCAGACCCAAGATTGAATGGCAAAG AGACGCCATCCCCTCTTGTGACACTGAAGAGTTTGTGAAAGAGGCTGCGGAGGCCCCTAACTTCCTCCAAGAAGTGGAGGAGTGCAAGCGGTTCTGTGCGACTGATGCTGCAGTGCTGTCTG GGCGGGCAGACAAATACCCAGAGGTGGTCTTTTTGGGAACTGGATCAGCTCTTCCTATGAAGATCAGGAATGTTAGTGGTAACTTGGTCAACATCAG TGCCACTCAGTCAGTGCTGCTGGACTGTGGAGAGGGCACCTTTGGCCAGCTGTGCCGACACTATGGGGACAGTGTGGACGAGACTCTTGCAAAGATCTCAACTGTCTTCATCTCTCACATGCACGCGGACCATCACACA GGATTGTTGAGTTTGCTgtttcaaagagagagagcctTG GCAACTCTTGGGAAAGCCTTCAGCCCCATCTATCTGATAGCCCCTGTCCAGATGATGACCTGGCTCAACCAGTACCATGACCACTGTGAGGAGATCCTCAGCCATGTCAA CATTGTCCCTAGCAAAGTCATGTGTGAGGGGGCTGAGGTGTCCAAGTTCAAAACCAAGGCATTCATCCAAGCGCTGCTGAAGAAATCTGATTTAGCAAAG TTCCAGACTTGTCCAGTGCGTCACTGTAAGAATGCCTTTGCCTGCAGCATCACTCATCAGTCTGGCTGGCAGCTGGTCTTCTCTGGGGACACAATGCCCTGCGATGCCCTCGCACATATGG GAAAGAATGCAACTTTACTTATTCATGAAGCCACATTGGAAGATGGATTGGAGGACGAGGCTGTGGAGAAGAGACATAG TACCACCTCCCAGGCCATCGGTATTGGCATGAAGATGAATGCTGAGTTCATCATGCTGAACCACTTCAGCCAGCGCTATGCCAAGATCCCCCTCTTCAGTGAGGACTTCAACGACAGAGTGGGAATATCTTTTGACCACATGAGG ATTCGGTTTGGAGACTTTAGAATCCTCCCCAGACTCATCCCGCCCCTCAAAGCCCTGTTTGCCGAGGAGAtcggagagatggaggagaggagggggaggagggagcttAAACAGATGAAAGAAGCCATTGCTGAAAGCAACGAAGAGCAGAGGACACCCAATGAAGGCGAGACGGGCAAAGGTGCCAAACGAGAGCCAGAGGAACCAACACAGGACGTGGGAAGTAAGAGACTCAAAACAAACTAA